One part of the Gossypium raimondii isolate GPD5lz chromosome 1, ASM2569854v1, whole genome shotgun sequence genome encodes these proteins:
- the LOC105785652 gene encoding L-ascorbate oxidase homolog has product MAPLTIVTIFFLWARSMLTVQGGDPTITFEWKVTYGTISPLGVPVKGILINGQFPGPNINSTTNNNVIVNVFNNLDEPFLLTWSGVQHRKNPWQDGVLGTNCPIPPGTNYTYKFQVKDQIGSYMYYPVTAMHKAAGGFGGLRINSRLLIPVPYADPADDYTLIAGDFFNKGYTSLKKVLESGRNLGRCDGVHINGKVAKGDGNDEPLFTMEAGKTYKYRICNAGIKTSLNVRFQGHTMKLVEMEGSHTVQNDYESLDVHVGQCFSVLVTANQEPKDYFVVASTRFTKRDVIATGVIRYNNGKGAPSPKLPPRPVSWAWSLNQFRTFRWNLTASAARPNPQGSYKYGSINITRTIKLANTAHKVDGKLRYALNGVSYVEPTTPLKLAEYYKVADKVFKYDNIPDDPPSEITKVTMEPIVLNMTHRNFVEIIFENRETAIQSYHLDGYSFFAVAIETGNWSPEKRKNYNLLDAVSRHTIQVFPKSWAAILLTFDNCGMWNIRSEVWDRRYLGQQLYASVVSPNKSLKDEYNMPDGALVCGVVENMPKPPPPYT; this is encoded by the exons ATGGCTCCATTAACGATAGTAACGATATTTTTTCTCTGGGCAAGATCAATGCTTACGGTTCAAGGTGGAGATCCCACCATTACTTTCGAGTGGAAGGTCACTTATGGCACTATATCTCCTTTGGGTGTTCCTGTAAAAGGTATTCTTATTAATGGGCAATTCCCTGGGCCAAATATTAACTCTACCACCAACAATAATGTTATAGTCAATGTGTTTAACAACCTTGATGAGCCATTCCTTTTGACATG GAGTGGCGTGCAGCATAGGAAAAATCCATGGCAAGATGGTGTGCTTGGAACCAACTGTCCTATCCCCCCCGGGACGAATTACACCTATAAATTCCAGGTAAAGGACCAAATCGGCAGCTACATGTATTATCCAGTGACGGCTATGCATAAGGCCGCTGGTGGTTTCGGTGGTCTTCGTATTAACAGTCGTTTACTCATTCCCGTCCCCTATGCTGATCCAGCTGATGACTATACTCTAATAGCAGGAGATTTTTTCAACAAGGGATACACCAGCCTCAAGAAAGTTCTTGAGAGTGGTCGCAACCTTGGTAGATGTGATGGTGTCCACATTAATGGAAAAGTTGCTAAAGGTGATGGTAATGATGAACCTCTCTTCACCATGGAAGCAGGCAAAACCTACAAGTATAGGATTTGCAATGCGGGTATCAAGACATCTCTTAACGTCAGGTTCCAAGGCCACACCATGAAATTGGTTGAGATGGAAGGTTCCCACACAGTGCAAAATGACTATGAATCCCTTGATGTTCATGTTGGACAGTGCTTCAGTGTACTTGTTACTGCCAACCAAGAACCAAAGGATTACTTTGTTGTGGCCTCTACCCGTTTTACCAAACGTGACGTTATAGCAACTGGTGTCATCCGTTACAACAATGGCAAGGGTGCACCCTCACCTAAGTTGCCACCACGACCTGTTAGTTGGGCTTGGTCACTCAATCAATTCCGTACCTTCCGTTGGAACTTGACTGCTAGCGCTGCTAGGCCTAACCCTCAGGGCTCCTACAAATATGGTTCCATTAACATTACCCGTACCATCAAGCTTGCCAACACTGCTCACAAAGTAGATGGCAAGCTTCGATATGCTCTTAATGGAGTCTCCTATGTCGAACCAACCACTCCACTAAAACTTGCAGAATACTACAAAGTAGCTGACAAGGTTTTCAAGTATGATAACATTCCTGATGACCCACCATCTGAGATCACTAAAGTAACCATGGAACCTATTGTCCTCAACATGACACACAGAAACTTCGTCGAAATCATCTTCGAGAATCGCGAAACAGCCATTCAGTCTTATCACTTAGATGGCTATTCCTTCTTTGCTGTGGC TATCGAGACTGGGAACTGGAGCCCTGAGAAGAGGAAGAACTACAATCTCCTTGATGCCGTGAGCAGACACACTATACAGGTTTTCCCCAAGTCCTGGGCAGCTATCCTATTGACATTCGACAACTGTGGAATGTGGAACATCAGGTCAGAGGTATGGGACAGGCGTTACCTTGGGCAACAGCTTTATGCTAGTGTTGTTTCCCCTAACAAATCACTCAAGGACGAATACAACATGCCTGATGGTGCACTAGTTTGCGGTGTTGTGGAAAATATGCCAAAGCCGCCGCCACCTTACACCTAA